From the Pseudanabaena sp. FACHB-2040 genome, one window contains:
- a CDS encoding TMEM165/GDT1 family protein: protein MLSAFTAGLLLITIAELGDKTFFIAAILATRHPRRWVFVGAIAALAAMTIISVLTGQVAGLLPRHYVKVAEVVLFLGFGLKMLYDALQMSGQETLEDECKEAAELLEESGRLPPAVAPWSIISKAFTLTFLAEWGDRTQIATITLAAGNNPFGVAIGATLGHAICAAIAVLFGKLVAGRLSEKTLMLLGGGLFIVFGLVAAFNIA, encoded by the coding sequence ATGTTATCAGCTTTTACTGCCGGCCTTCTCCTAATTACGATTGCAGAATTGGGCGATAAAACCTTTTTTATTGCCGCGATTCTGGCCACTCGCCACCCACGCCGCTGGGTCTTTGTGGGTGCGATCGCAGCGCTGGCAGCAATGACAATTATTTCAGTTTTAACCGGGCAAGTAGCCGGGCTGTTGCCCAGACACTATGTCAAAGTGGCAGAGGTCGTTCTGTTTTTAGGGTTTGGCCTAAAGATGCTATACGATGCCCTGCAGATGTCTGGCCAGGAAACTTTGGAAGACGAATGCAAAGAAGCGGCAGAACTTTTGGAAGAATCAGGCAGATTGCCCCCGGCTGTTGCGCCCTGGTCGATCATTTCTAAAGCTTTTACCCTGACTTTTTTAGCTGAATGGGGCGATCGCACTCAAATTGCCACCATTACCTTAGCTGCAGGCAACAATCCCTTTGGCGTTGCCATTGGAGCCACTTTGGGCCACGCCATCTGTGCTGCTATAGCAGTGCTTTTTGGCAAGCTAGTTGCCGGACGGCTTTCTGAGAAGACGCTCATGCTGCTGGGAGGCGGGCTATTTATCGTGTTTGGCCTGGTGGCAGCTTTCAATATTGCCTAA